The Brasilonema sennae CENA114 genome includes a region encoding these proteins:
- the sufD gene encoding Fe-S cluster assembly protein SufD codes for MSVLVSPSPVPNSNPVDLASTVLDRDAELTGLLNQIIDDHTSFDGADAWLQELRDRATLWVRKSVLPTTRDEEWRFSDLSSLRKVKFEGVGTQPADISLSDIHSIPEAANRLVFVNGVYAPELSAVAGLPDGVIVSNLADLGVGDRQRVQQYLAQTEGAHEVFTALNTSGIKDVAVVWVAKNVVVETPIHLVFFTAGESATISLPRCLVVAEVGSSVTLVEEFTNRRGAEGAEEKEEKRVYFSNAVTEVWLEENAQVNHTRLELEGAEAFHIGKTAVSQARYSRYTCHAITFGGRLSRHNLEILQAGEQTETILNGLTVIGGNQLADTHSAIALNYPYGRSQQLHKCIIGVRKAAPSEHRAHAVFNGKVFVPKPAQLTDAAQLNRNLLLSPKARVDTKPQLEITADNVKCAHGATVSQLEDDEIFYLQSRGIDQDDARNLLINAFAAEVINQIPVPSLQERLTQIVNSYQSITNDS; via the coding sequence ATGAGCGTTCTAGTTTCTCCTAGTCCAGTTCCTAATTCAAATCCAGTTGATTTGGCGTCTACTGTGTTGGATAGGGATGCTGAACTGACTGGGTTATTAAATCAGATCATAGATGATCACACGTCTTTTGACGGTGCTGATGCTTGGTTGCAGGAGTTACGCGATCGCGCTACGCTTTGGGTGCGTAAATCGGTTCTTCCCACCACTCGCGATGAGGAATGGCGCTTTAGCGATTTGTCGTCTTTGCGGAAAGTAAAGTTTGAAGGTGTTGGGACTCAGCCAGCAGATATCAGTTTATCGGATATTCATTCGATACCAGAAGCTGCGAACCGTTTGGTGTTTGTGAATGGGGTTTATGCGCCTGAGTTATCTGCGGTTGCAGGTTTGCCTGATGGGGTTATCGTTAGTAATTTGGCTGATTTAGGTGTAGGCGATCGCCAGCGTGTGCAGCAGTATTTGGCTCAAACTGAGGGGGCGCATGAGGTGTTTACTGCGCTCAATACGAGTGGAATCAAAGATGTAGCTGTGGTTTGGGTGGCGAAGAATGTGGTGGTGGAAACACCGATTCATTTGGTGTTTTTTACTGCTGGGGAGTCTGCGACGATTTCTCTACCACGTTGTTTGGTGGTGGCGGAGGTTGGTAGTAGTGTGACGTTGGTTGAGGAATTTACGAACCGCAGAGGCGCAGAGGGCGCAGAGGAGAAAGAGGAGAAGAGGGTTTACTTTAGCAATGCGGTTACTGAGGTTTGGCTTGAGGAAAATGCTCAAGTGAATCACACTCGGCTTGAGTTGGAAGGTGCGGAGGCTTTCCACATTGGGAAGACTGCTGTTTCTCAAGCTCGTTACAGTCGGTATACTTGTCATGCAATCACTTTTGGTGGAAGGCTGTCGCGTCACAATTTAGAGATTTTACAGGCTGGTGAGCAAACGGAAACGATTCTGAATGGGTTGACGGTGATTGGGGGGAACCAGTTGGCGGATACTCATAGTGCGATCGCTCTCAATTATCCGTATGGCAGAAGTCAGCAATTGCATAAGTGTATTATTGGCGTTCGCAAAGCGGCTCCTTCGGAGCATCGCGCTCATGCTGTGTTTAATGGTAAGGTTTTTGTTCCTAAGCCTGCGCAGTTGACTGATGCAGCACAGTTGAACCGGAATTTGTTACTATCGCCGAAGGCTAGGGTTGATACTAAGCCTCAATTAGAAATTACTGCAGATAACGTGAAGTGCGCTCATGGTGCTACGGTTAGTCAGTTGGAGGATGATGAAATCTTCTACCTGCAAAGTCGGGGTATTGATCAGGATGATGCTCGTAATTTATTAATTAATGCCTTCGCCGCTGAAGTTATCAACCAAATACCTGTCCCCTCTTTACAAGAAAGACTCACACAAATAGTTAATAGTTATCAGTCAATCACCAATGACTCATGA
- the sufB gene encoding Fe-S cluster assembly protein SufB has protein sequence MSSTVKTLVNQPYKYGFITDIEADTIARGLNEDTIRLISLKKNEPEFMLDFRLRAFRQWQKMTEPTWPSVKYPVIDYQNIIYYSAPKQKKEKLKSLDEVDPALLETFEKLGLPLSEQKRLSNVAVDAIFDSVSIGTTFKEKLLKEGVIFCSISEALQEYPELVQKYLGSVVPIADNYFAALNSAVFSDGSFVYIPKGVKCPMELSTYFRINNGETGQFERTLIVAEENSYVSYLEGCTAPMYDSNQLHAAVVELVALDNAEIKYSTVQNWYAGDANGKGGIYNFVTKRGLCQGVNSKISWTQVETGSAITWKYPSCVLVGDNSVGEFYSVALTNNMQQADTGTKMVHVGKNTRSTIISKGISAGNSSNSYRGLVKINPKAQGARNYSQCDSMLIGDNAHANTFPYIQVQNNTAKVEHEASTSKIGEDQLFFFAQRGISSEDAISMMISGFCKDVFNQLPMEFAVEADKLLSLKLEGSVG, from the coding sequence ATGAGTTCCACTGTCAAAACATTAGTCAACCAGCCATACAAGTACGGCTTTATCACCGACATCGAAGCCGACACAATAGCGCGTGGACTAAACGAGGACACCATCCGCCTTATCTCGCTCAAGAAAAACGAGCCAGAGTTCATGCTGGACTTTCGCTTGAGAGCTTTTCGCCAGTGGCAAAAAATGACAGAACCAACTTGGCCAAGCGTTAAGTATCCGGTGATTGATTACCAAAATATCATTTATTACTCCGCGCCGAAACAAAAGAAAGAAAAGCTTAAGAGCTTAGATGAAGTTGATCCCGCTTTGTTGGAAACTTTTGAAAAGCTGGGACTTCCCCTGTCAGAACAGAAGCGACTGTCAAACGTCGCCGTGGATGCGATTTTCGATAGTGTTTCTATCGGAACCACCTTCAAAGAAAAACTCCTCAAAGAAGGTGTCATATTCTGTTCCATTTCTGAAGCCTTACAAGAATATCCAGAATTGGTGCAGAAGTACTTGGGTAGCGTTGTCCCAATAGCAGATAATTATTTTGCTGCGCTTAATTCCGCCGTGTTCAGCGATGGTTCCTTCGTTTACATTCCCAAGGGTGTGAAATGCCCGATGGAACTGTCCACTTACTTCCGGATCAACAATGGCGAAACTGGACAATTTGAGCGAACACTGATTGTTGCTGAAGAAAACAGCTATGTCTCCTACCTGGAAGGCTGTACTGCACCAATGTACGACAGTAACCAGCTACATGCTGCTGTCGTAGAACTCGTCGCCCTCGACAATGCCGAGATTAAATACTCCACCGTGCAGAACTGGTACGCTGGAGATGCAAACGGCAAAGGCGGTATCTATAACTTCGTTACCAAGCGCGGTTTGTGTCAAGGTGTGAATTCTAAGATTTCTTGGACACAGGTAGAAACTGGTTCGGCTATCACCTGGAAGTATCCTAGCTGCGTGCTGGTGGGTGATAACTCAGTGGGTGAGTTTTACTCGGTAGCGCTGACGAATAATATGCAGCAAGCTGATACGGGTACTAAGATGGTTCACGTTGGTAAGAACACCCGCAGTACGATTATTTCTAAGGGTATTTCCGCTGGTAACTCTAGTAACAGCTACCGTGGGTTGGTGAAAATAAATCCGAAGGCTCAAGGAGCGCGGAACTATTCCCAGTGCGACTCTATGCTGATTGGGGATAATGCTCACGCGAATACTTTCCCTTATATTCAGGTACAGAATAATACTGCGAAGGTGGAGCATGAAGCTTCGACATCTAAGATTGGGGAAGATCAATTGTTCTTTTTCGCACAGCGGGGCATTTCGTCAGAAGATGCTATTTCGATGATGATTAGTGGCTTCTGTAAGGATGTGTTTAATCAGCTACCAATGGAGTTTGCGGTGGAGGCTGATAAGCTGTTGAGTCTGAAGTTGGAAGGTAGTGTTGGGTAA
- a CDS encoding SufS family cysteine desulfurase yields MTYTQERTLADQVRADFPILHQEVNGKPLIYFDNAATSQKPLLVLNTIRDYYEQYNSNVHRGVHALSAKATEAYEVARDKVAAFVNAASRQEIVFTRNASEAINLVAYSWGMSNLQPGDEIILSVMEHHSNLVPWHFVAQKTGAVLKFVELAAEETFDLEQFKKLVSDKTKLVSVVHVSNTLGCINPVKEICEIAHQHGARVLIDACQSVPHMPINVQQIGCDWLVASGHKMCAPSGIGFLYGKLDLLREMPPFLGGGEMIAEVFLDYSTYADLPHKFEAGTPAIGETIALGAAVDYLSSLGMDKIYTYEAELTGYLFEQLEQIPQLRIYGPKPKVAGLGRAALAAFTAGEIHANDISTLLDQEGIAIRSGHHCTQPLHRHLGLAATARASLSFYNTREEIDVFVKALKETLDFFGGFLEGV; encoded by the coding sequence ATGACTTATACCCAAGAAAGAACCCTTGCTGATCAAGTCCGTGCTGACTTCCCGATATTACACCAAGAAGTTAACGGCAAACCTTTAATTTACTTCGACAACGCTGCTACGTCACAAAAACCTCTGCTTGTTCTCAATACGATTCGAGACTATTACGAGCAGTACAATTCCAATGTACATCGCGGTGTACATGCTCTGAGCGCTAAAGCGACGGAAGCTTATGAAGTTGCCAGAGACAAGGTTGCTGCGTTTGTAAATGCTGCATCGCGCCAGGAAATTGTTTTCACTCGTAATGCTTCTGAGGCGATCAATTTGGTTGCTTACAGTTGGGGAATGAGCAATTTGCAGCCAGGGGATGAAATCATCCTCTCGGTGATGGAACACCACAGTAATTTAGTACCTTGGCATTTTGTCGCCCAAAAGACGGGCGCGGTGCTGAAGTTTGTTGAACTGGCTGCAGAAGAAACTTTTGATTTAGAACAGTTCAAAAAGCTGGTTTCTGACAAAACGAAATTGGTGTCGGTGGTGCACGTTTCTAACACTTTGGGTTGTATTAACCCTGTGAAAGAAATTTGCGAAATTGCTCACCAACACGGTGCTAGAGTATTAATTGATGCTTGCCAAAGTGTCCCTCATATGCCTATCAATGTACAGCAAATTGGCTGTGATTGGTTGGTGGCTTCTGGTCACAAAATGTGTGCTCCAAGTGGGATTGGCTTTTTGTATGGCAAGTTAGACTTGCTACGAGAAATGCCTCCTTTTTTGGGTGGTGGAGAAATGATTGCTGAGGTGTTTTTAGACTATTCTACCTACGCAGATTTGCCACATAAATTTGAAGCGGGGACACCAGCTATTGGCGAAACTATTGCTCTTGGTGCAGCGGTAGACTATCTTAGCAGTCTTGGTATGGACAAAATCTATACATATGAAGCTGAGTTGACTGGCTATCTGTTTGAGCAGTTAGAACAAATTCCTCAACTTCGCATCTACGGTCCTAAACCTAAAGTAGCAGGTTTGGGTAGAGCTGCTCTTGCTGCTTTTACTGCTGGCGAAATCCACGCTAACGACATATCGACATTATTAGATCAAGAAGGCATAGCCATTCGTTCTGGACACCACTGCACACAACCATTGCACCGTCATTTAGGTCTTGCGGCGACTGCACGGGCAAGTTTATCTTTTTACAATACTCGTGAAGAGATAGATGTTTTTGTGAAAGCGTTGAAGGAAACGTTAGATTTCTTTGGCGGTTTCTTAGAGGGTGTTTGA
- a CDS encoding ABC transporter ATP-binding protein — MYERTFSNTYRQSGATATHQNPFLLIENVSKIYPTSKGPYTVLQDVNLTVNEGEFICVIGHSGCGKSTMLNMVSGFATPTHGSVLLNSKPITQPGPDRMMVFQNYALLPWLTTSENIYLAINAVFPSKPKAQKAAIVREHLALVGLTEAADKKPTQISGGMKQRVAIARALAIRPQVLILDEPFGALDAITKEELQEELLKIWNERRCTVLMITHDIDEALFLADRLVMMTNGPAAKIGEDIQIPFSRPRDRARIMEDPEYYRLRNHVLDYLYRRFAHDE; from the coding sequence ATGTACGAGCGCACTTTTTCTAACACTTACAGACAGTCCGGGGCAACAGCTACACACCAAAATCCTTTCTTACTGATTGAGAACGTTTCCAAAATCTATCCCACATCAAAAGGTCCTTATACAGTCTTACAAGACGTGAACCTCACCGTGAATGAGGGCGAGTTTATCTGCGTCATCGGTCACTCTGGTTGTGGAAAATCAACTATGCTGAACATGGTTTCTGGGTTCGCCACACCCACCCACGGATCAGTGTTGCTAAATTCCAAACCCATCACTCAACCAGGACCAGATAGAATGATGGTATTCCAGAACTATGCTTTGTTACCCTGGTTGACGACTTCGGAAAACATTTACTTAGCGATTAACGCCGTTTTCCCAAGTAAGCCAAAAGCACAGAAGGCAGCAATTGTACGCGAACATTTAGCACTGGTGGGATTGACAGAAGCTGCTGATAAAAAGCCGACGCAAATTTCTGGGGGGATGAAACAGCGGGTTGCGATCGCACGGGCTTTAGCAATTCGTCCCCAAGTTTTAATCTTAGATGAACCTTTTGGGGCGTTAGATGCAATCACCAAAGAAGAATTGCAAGAAGAATTGTTGAAAATTTGGAACGAACGGCGATGCACAGTGTTGATGATTACTCACGACATTGATGAAGCATTGTTCCTAGCAGACCGTTTGGTAATGATGACTAACGGACCTGCTGCTAAAATTGGTGAAGATATCCAAATTCCTTTCTCTCGTCCGCGCGATCGCGCGAGGATTATGGAAGATCCAGAATACTACAGACTGCGGAACCACGTCCTTGATTACCTCTACCGCCGCTTTGCGCACGACGAGTAA
- a CDS encoding nitrate ABC transporter ATP-binding protein (This model describes the ATP binding subunits of ATP-binding cassette (ABC) transporters for nitrate transport, or for bicarbonate transport, in bacteria and archaea.): MSVFVAVDQIDKVFSLSNGGEYIALKGIDLQIKRGEFISLIGHSGCGKSTLLNMIAGLDLPSEGVVTLEGRRITRPGPDRMVVFQNYSLLPWRTVRENIALAVDSVLNDYSVDERKAIIEQHIDMVGLRPHADKAPAMLSGGQKQRVAIARALAIRPKLLLLDEPFGALDALTRGNLQEQLMQICQENQVTAVMVTHDVDEAVLLSDRIVMLTNGPESKIGDILEVDIPRPRKRMEVVEHPSYYSLRSEMIYFLNQQKRIKKIRARKTAAIARHGLEKVNLEIGFLPLTACAPLAVAKEKGFFAKHGLDEVTLVREASWRGITDGISGGYLDAAQMPSGMPVWMTVGGDKGRPVPVVSALTLTRNGNAITLDKRFYDQGIYSLGDFRRLLQYSTDQRHTLGMVHPSSMHNMLLRYWLAAGGIDPDYDVSLKTIPPAQMVVDLQAGTIDGYCVGEPWNLRASIEGIGFTIATDLEIWLGHPGKVLGVREDWANAYPNTHVALVKALLEACRYCADENNFPDIREILSRPEYVSTSEDYIQLGDPNSYVCSLEQPMRQYAHHLFFGDGVNRPSRTEHLWMMTQMARWEDIPFPRNWLEILERVCRVSVFSTAARELGLLDIKYNRGPIELFDGSVFNADDPIAYLNSLDIKRNFSVAEIAINSRQVSAVS; the protein is encoded by the coding sequence ATGAGTGTTTTTGTTGCTGTTGACCAGATTGATAAAGTTTTTTCCTTAAGTAATGGTGGTGAATATATTGCTCTTAAAGGAATTGACCTTCAGATTAAAAGAGGAGAATTTATCTCTCTGATTGGTCACTCTGGTTGTGGTAAATCCACGCTGTTAAATATGATTGCTGGTTTGGATTTACCAAGTGAAGGTGTGGTAACGCTAGAAGGAAGAAGAATTACCAGACCTGGTCCAGATAGGATGGTGGTGTTTCAGAATTATTCACTCTTACCTTGGCGGACAGTACGAGAAAATATTGCTCTTGCTGTAGACTCAGTGCTGAATGATTACTCTGTGGATGAGCGCAAGGCAATTATAGAACAGCATATCGATATGGTAGGGTTGCGTCCTCATGCTGACAAAGCCCCAGCAATGTTATCGGGTGGACAAAAACAGAGGGTGGCGATCGCCCGCGCCCTAGCAATTCGCCCGAAATTACTCTTGCTAGATGAACCATTTGGTGCACTAGATGCACTCACACGAGGCAATTTGCAAGAACAGTTGATGCAAATTTGTCAAGAAAATCAAGTCACCGCCGTTATGGTGACTCACGATGTCGATGAAGCGGTGCTGTTGTCCGACCGAATTGTGATGCTGACAAATGGACCAGAATCCAAGATTGGAGACATTTTGGAGGTGGATATTCCTCGACCCCGTAAGCGGATGGAAGTGGTAGAACATCCTAGCTACTACAGCTTGCGCAGTGAGATGATTTACTTCCTGAATCAACAAAAACGGATTAAGAAAATTAGGGCAAGGAAAACAGCAGCGATCGCCCGTCATGGTTTAGAAAAAGTCAACCTGGAAATAGGTTTCCTTCCCCTGACTGCTTGCGCCCCTCTGGCTGTCGCTAAAGAAAAGGGCTTCTTCGCCAAACATGGTTTAGATGAAGTGACTCTGGTGCGCGAAGCGAGTTGGCGCGGAATTACTGATGGGATTAGTGGCGGATATTTAGATGCAGCGCAAATGCCTTCTGGGATGCCAGTTTGGATGACAGTGGGAGGCGATAAGGGTCGTCCTGTACCAGTTGTTAGCGCCCTTACACTGACTCGTAATGGTAATGCTATTACCCTGGATAAACGTTTTTACGACCAAGGAATATATTCCCTGGGAGACTTTAGACGATTATTACAATACTCTACAGACCAACGCCATACTCTTGGGATGGTTCATCCTTCCTCAATGCACAACATGCTGTTGCGTTACTGGTTAGCAGCTGGTGGAATTGATCCTGACTATGATGTTTCCCTCAAAACGATTCCTCCAGCTCAAATGGTCGTTGACTTGCAAGCAGGGACTATTGATGGTTACTGTGTGGGCGAACCTTGGAACCTCCGGGCATCAATTGAAGGAATAGGCTTTACCATCGCTACAGATTTGGAAATATGGCTAGGACACCCAGGCAAAGTTTTAGGAGTTCGGGAAGACTGGGCAAATGCTTATCCTAACACCCACGTCGCCTTAGTCAAAGCCTTGTTAGAGGCTTGTCGATACTGTGCTGATGAAAATAATTTTCCGGATATTCGTGAGATTTTATCTCGGCCAGAGTATGTCAGCACAAGTGAGGATTACATTCAACTTGGTGATCCAAACTCCTATGTATGTAGTCTAGAACAACCAATGCGGCAGTATGCCCATCACCTATTTTTCGGAGATGGTGTGAATCGTCCCAGTCGAACAGAACATCTGTGGATGATGACTCAGATGGCACGTTGGGAAGACATTCCCTTCCCCCGGAACTGGTTAGAAATCCTGGAACGAGTTTGTCGAGTCAGTGTGTTTAGCACCGCCGCACGAGAACTCGGTCTACTTGATATTAAGTATAATCGCGGCCCGATTGAGTTGTTTGATGGCAGTGTGTTTAATGCTGATGATCCTATCGCCTATCTCAACAGTCTTGACATTAAACGCAATTTCTCAGTAGCAGAAATTGCTATTAACTCACGCCAGGTTTCAGCAGTTAGTTGA
- the sufC gene encoding Fe-S cluster assembly ATPase SufC has translation MIIENSEVVLSVRDLTANVDGTPILKGLNLEVRSGEIHAIMGPNGSGKSTFSKVLAGHPAYEVTGGEVIFQGQNLLEMEPEERARSGIFLAFQYPLEIPGVSNLDFLRVAYNSRRKAQGLEELDAFDFDDLIEEKLDVVKMNPAFLSRSLNEGFSGGEKKRNEILQMALLEPKLGILDETDSGLDIDALKIVANGVNQLTSPENATIMITHYQRLLNYIVPDFVHVMANGRILTSGGKELALELESRGYDWVLEDALDEVGV, from the coding sequence ATGATTATTGAGAATAGTGAAGTTGTGCTGTCAGTACGGGATTTGACAGCTAATGTTGATGGGACGCCAATTCTAAAGGGTTTAAATCTTGAGGTACGTTCGGGTGAAATCCATGCGATTATGGGACCGAATGGTTCTGGTAAGAGTACTTTTTCTAAGGTTCTGGCTGGACATCCGGCGTATGAGGTGACTGGCGGTGAGGTGATTTTCCAGGGGCAAAATCTGCTGGAGATGGAACCGGAGGAACGCGCCAGAAGTGGTATATTTTTGGCGTTTCAGTATCCGTTGGAAATTCCGGGTGTGAGTAATTTGGATTTTCTGCGGGTGGCTTATAATTCTCGTCGTAAGGCGCAGGGTTTAGAGGAATTGGATGCGTTTGATTTTGATGATTTGATTGAGGAAAAGCTGGATGTGGTGAAGATGAATCCTGCTTTCCTGAGTCGGAGTTTGAATGAAGGTTTTTCCGGTGGTGAGAAGAAGCGTAATGAGATTTTGCAAATGGCGCTTCTGGAACCAAAGTTAGGAATTTTGGATGAGACTGATTCCGGTTTGGATATTGATGCGTTGAAGATTGTGGCGAACGGGGTGAATCAGCTGACGAGTCCGGAAAATGCCACGATTATGATTACTCACTATCAGCGATTGCTGAATTATATTGTGCCAGACTTCGTTCATGTGATGGCAAATGGACGAATTCTCACGAGTGGTGGTAAGGAACTGGCGTTGGAATTGGAATCACGCGGTTATGACTGGGTGTTGGAAGATGCGCTTGATGAGGTGGGTGTGTGA
- the ntrB gene encoding nitrate ABC transporter permease yields the protein MVTLQRRSRTNTGDNAWFSRLQKQYPGLIPPIIAIAIFLVLWQLFAWTPGATLPGPIQVIQDTWILILYPFYDRGGTDKGLFWQILASLQRVAIGYSLAAIVGISLGIVIGTSKVMSRALDPMIQLFRTVPPLAWVPISLAALRQNEPAALFVIFITAIWPILINTAVGVKQIPQDYNNVAKVLQLSRREYFFNILIPAALPYIFTGLRIAIGLAWLAIIAAEIIMSGIVGIGFFIWDAYQNNKVSEIILALVYIGVVGLILDKLMVWVQSKILPEEQK from the coding sequence ATGGTAACCCTACAAAGACGCTCTCGGACAAATACTGGTGATAATGCTTGGTTCTCCCGTCTGCAAAAGCAATATCCTGGTTTGATACCACCGATTATAGCGATCGCCATCTTTTTAGTTCTATGGCAGTTGTTTGCTTGGACTCCTGGTGCAACGCTACCAGGACCAATCCAGGTCATACAAGACACTTGGATACTGATTCTGTATCCCTTTTATGACCGAGGCGGTACAGACAAAGGTTTATTTTGGCAAATCTTGGCAAGTTTACAACGGGTAGCAATTGGTTACTCACTTGCGGCAATTGTCGGTATTAGCTTGGGGATTGTGATTGGTACAAGTAAAGTCATGTCCAGGGCTTTAGATCCAATGATTCAATTATTCCGAACTGTACCACCTCTGGCTTGGGTGCCGATTTCTCTTGCTGCATTACGACAAAACGAACCTGCTGCACTGTTCGTGATTTTTATTACGGCGATTTGGCCCATCTTAATAAACACGGCAGTTGGTGTAAAACAAATCCCTCAAGATTACAACAACGTTGCCAAAGTTCTGCAACTTTCTCGTCGGGAATATTTCTTTAATATCCTTATTCCTGCTGCTCTCCCCTACATTTTTACAGGTTTAAGAATTGCGATTGGTTTGGCTTGGTTGGCGATTATTGCGGCGGAAATTATCATGTCCGGTATTGTTGGAATTGGCTTTTTTATCTGGGATGCGTATCAGAATAACAAAGTCAGTGAAATTATTTTGGCTCTCGTTTACATCGGTGTCGTTGGTTTGATACTCGACAAGTTGATGGTTTGGGTACAGTCGAAAATTTTGCCAGAAGAACAGAAGTAA
- a CDS encoding CmpA/NrtA family ABC transporter substrate-binding protein, giving the protein MADFSNQFSRRKFLLTAGVSAVGSVFLKGCLGNPPDTASTSPVQQVVATNISAADKPETTKVKLGYLPIVEAAPLIIAKEKGFFAKYGLTEVDISKQANWGSARDNVEIGAAGGGIDGGQWQMPMPYLISEGRITKGNRKIPMYILAQLNTQGNGIAIASKHQGKGLSVKIAGKETFFAQLKSAKNIFKAAMTFPGVNQEFWIRYWLAASGVDPDKDVQLLTVPAAQTVANMKTGSMDAFSTGDPWPYRIVKDKIGFMPVLTAEIWKNHPEEYLAMRADWVNQNPKATKALLKGLMEAQQWCDNFNNRKELAQILAKRNYFNVPAEILNDPFMGKYDMGDGRTVNDKKMASLYWKDEKGNVSYPYKSHDLWFLTESVRWGFLPPDTLANAKTLIDKVNREDLWKEAAKELGVPAADIPTSTSRGVEEFFDGVKFDPENPKAYLQSLKIKKVKV; this is encoded by the coding sequence ATGGCTGACTTTTCAAATCAATTTTCTCGACGTAAATTTTTATTAACCGCTGGAGTTTCTGCTGTAGGATCTGTATTCCTCAAGGGTTGTTTGGGAAATCCTCCCGACACTGCCAGCACAAGTCCAGTGCAACAAGTTGTTGCAACCAATATCAGTGCAGCAGATAAACCAGAAACAACCAAAGTTAAGCTAGGGTATCTGCCTATTGTTGAAGCTGCTCCTTTGATTATTGCAAAGGAAAAAGGTTTCTTTGCTAAGTATGGTCTGACCGAAGTTGATATCTCCAAACAAGCTAACTGGGGTTCGGCTAGAGACAACGTAGAAATTGGGGCTGCTGGAGGTGGTATCGATGGTGGTCAATGGCAGATGCCTATGCCCTATTTGATTTCTGAAGGACGGATTACAAAGGGTAACCGAAAAATACCCATGTATATCTTGGCTCAGTTGAATACTCAGGGTAATGGAATTGCGATCGCATCTAAACACCAAGGCAAAGGTCTTAGTGTGAAGATTGCTGGTAAAGAAACATTTTTTGCTCAGCTCAAATCAGCAAAAAATATCTTTAAAGCCGCCATGACTTTCCCTGGAGTGAATCAGGAGTTTTGGATTCGCTACTGGTTAGCAGCATCGGGTGTCGATCCAGACAAAGATGTTCAACTACTAACAGTACCAGCAGCTCAAACGGTTGCCAATATGAAGACGGGGTCGATGGATGCTTTTAGTACAGGTGACCCTTGGCCCTACCGAATTGTCAAAGATAAGATTGGCTTCATGCCAGTATTAACTGCAGAAATCTGGAAAAATCATCCAGAAGAATATCTTGCAATGAGGGCAGATTGGGTTAATCAAAATCCCAAGGCGACTAAAGCGCTGTTAAAAGGTCTCATGGAAGCGCAACAGTGGTGCGATAACTTTAACAACAGAAAAGAACTCGCTCAAATTCTTGCAAAGCGGAATTACTTTAACGTGCCTGCAGAGATTCTTAATGATCCATTCATGGGTAAGTATGACATGGGTGATGGTCGCACTGTTAACGACAAAAAAATGGCATCTCTGTATTGGAAAGACGAAAAAGGTAACGTATCCTATCCATATAAGAGCCATGACCTTTGGTTTTTAACTGAAAGTGTGCGCTGGGGCTTTTTACCACCAGATACCTTAGCAAATGCCAAAACGTTAATAGACAAAGTTAACCGTGAGGATTTGTGGAAAGAAGCTGCAAAAGAATTGGGTGTTCCAGCTGCGGACATTCCCACCAGTACGTCTCGTGGTGTTGAAGAATTTTTTGATGGTGTCAAGTTTGACCCTGAAAATCCAAAGGCTTATTTGCAAAGTCTGAAGATTAAGAAAGTGAAAGTTTGA